A window from Cydia pomonella isolate Wapato2018A chromosome 8, ilCydPomo1, whole genome shotgun sequence encodes these proteins:
- the LOC133520778 gene encoding CDGSH iron-sulfur domain-containing protein 2 homolog: MYIVSNFVKVTVPNYLSGLPIPDSFGGWFRLGVKDWLALIPPTIVIGGISYYSYQTIKQARAMGRINPMIRLHEKKVVDFIEIEDIGEKMSLCRCWKSKKWPLCDGAHGPHNRATGDNIGPVVIRRVKPEEYK; this comes from the exons ATGTATATCGTATCAAATTTTGTGAAAGTTACTGTACCAAACTATTTATCTGGATTACCTATACCAGATTCATTCGGCGGATGGTTCCGTTTAGGAG TAAAAGATTGGCTTGCTTTGATTCCCCCTACAATTGTGATTGGGGGCATAAGTTATTACTCGTATCAAACTATAAAGCAAGCAAGGGCCATGGGACGAATCAACCCAATGATAAGGTTACATGAGAAGAAGGTTGTggattttattgaaattgaGGACATTGGTGAAAAAATGTCCTTATGCAGATGCTGGAAGAGTAAAAAA tggCCCCTCTGTGATGGTGCTCATGGCCCTCACAACCGAGCTACTGGAGACAACATTGGTCCTGTTGTTATCCGCAGAGTTAAACCAGAGGAATACAAGTAA
- the LOC133520779 gene encoding CDGSH iron-sulfur domain-containing protein 2 homolog: MYLVSNLVKVTIPNYLAGLPIPDSVGGWFRLGVKDWLALVPPTLVIGGISYYSYQTIKKAQASGNGHVNHCVRKDIDKVVDFIDIEDITDKAVLCRCWKTKNWPYCDGSHAPHNKETGDNVGPAIVRHKASK; this comes from the exons ATGTATCTAGTGTCGAATTTGGTGAAAGTTACTATTCCTAACTACTTAGCAGGACTGCCGATTCCTGACTCGGTTGGTGGATGGTTTCGTCTCGGAG TGAAAGATTGGCTAGCCCTGGTCCCTCCAACGCTCGTAATCGGTGGCATCTCCTACTACTCGTACCAGACCATCAAGAAAGCGCAGGCCAGCGGCAATGGGCATGTGAACCACTGCGTGAGGAAGGACATTGACAAGGTTGTGGACTTCATTGATATTGAGGATATCACGGATAAGGCTGTGCTGTGCCGATGCTGGAAGACTAAAAAT TGGCCATACTGCGACGGTTCGCACGCCCCCCACAACAAGGAGACCGGCGACAACGTCGGTCCTGCCATCGTCCGACACAAAGCGTCCAAGTAA